A DNA window from Centroberyx gerrardi isolate f3 chromosome 3, fCenGer3.hap1.cur.20231027, whole genome shotgun sequence contains the following coding sequences:
- the aanat1 gene encoding serotonin N-acetyltransferase, translated as MSVVSALPFMRPLHMRSPVARGRRHTLPASEFRSLSPEDAISVFEIEREAFISVSGECPLHLDEVRHFLTLCPELSLGWFEEGRLVAFIIGSLWDQERLTLDALTLHKPHGTTVHIHVLAVHRTFRQQGKGSILMWRYLQYLRCLPYVRRAVLMCEDFLVPFYQKSGFKVQGPSEITVGPLAFIEMLYHVRGHAFMRRNSGC; from the exons ATGTCGGTGGTGAGCGCCTTGCCGTTCATGAGGCCGCTCCACATGCGCTCTCCGGTGGCGCGGGGCCGAAGACACACGCTGCCGGCCAGCGAGTTCCGCTCCCTCAGCCCGGAGGATGCCATCAGCGTGTTTGAGATTGAGAGAGAAG CGTTCATCTCGGTGTCTGGAGAGTGTCCGCTCCATCTGGACGAGGTGCGTCACTTCCTCACCCTCTGCCCCGAGCTGTCCCTTGGCTGGTTCGAGGAGGGACGCCTGGTGGCTTTCATCATCGGCTCACTGTGGGACCAGGAGAGGCTTACGCTG GACGCCCTGACCCTCCACAAGCCCCACGGCACCACGGTCCACATCCACGTCCTGGCGGTGCACCGGACCTTCCGGCAGCAGGGGAAAGGCTCCATCCTGATGTGGCGCTACCTGCAGTACCTCCGCTGCCTGCCCTACGTCCGCCGCGCCGTGCTCATGTGCGAGGACTTCCTGGTGCCCTTCTACCAGAAGTCGGGCTTCAAGGTGCAGGGCCCCAGCGAGATCACGGTGGGGCCCCTCGCCTTCATCGAGATGCTCTACCACGTCAGAGGCCACGCCTTCATGCGCCGGAACAGCGGCTGTTGA